The stretch of DNA CCGAGTAGGTTTGTGTGGTTGTGCTGAACTCAGCGCGCAAGTCGGTCACTGGAAAGACGGAGGCGTGGTTGTCGATAGGTCGGATGTTGCTGCCTGCCCCAGACAGCCCGTGAGGAGGACACTACACCCACTGCCCACAGAGGGCCCCGGAGTGTTCCTCTCATGGCGATCATGTCAGGAGGTTCAGGATAACGAATTACAGTCCGCTTTCGGATAGAAATATAATTCAGCTTACATTTATTCCCCACTGGGGCGTCGATAACGATGAGGAAAGATGACCAGAACCGATACAGCCGACCGAAGAAGCGAGGCCCAACAACCCGACGGTGTGTTGCGCCGTACCGTGTTGAAAGCCAGTGCCCTGACCATCGCAGCACTCGGGACAAGTGTCCCGGTTGCCGCCGATCCGATGGATCACGACGGCGAACCGGGAGACGACCGCAAGGTCGACAGTCCCGTGGGATTTTACGTCGAAGTCCTCGCCGGACACTCGACCTTCCCCGACGGGGTCGCCGCGAAGTTCCAGATGAAGTACAACGGTGCAAACGGAACTGTCGTTTCCAATTTGCCACGGGACGCGTCGACAACCGTCGTCGCCAAAGTGACGTGGGACCCAGAGGGTACCTCCGGATGGCACACCCACCCTGGACCAGTGATCGTCAGCGTCGTTGAAGGCGAACTCGAACTCATCAACGAGCGGGACTGCATCGTTCGGTCCTACTCGGCAGGCGAGGCTTTCATCGACCCCGGGCAGGGAAACGTCCATACCGCGTCTAATCCGAGCCAGAGCGACATTGCCGTGGCATACGCGACGTTCTTCGGTGTGCCCGACGGCGCGCCGCCGACGGTGTTCGTCCCACCGGTGAACTGCGAATAGCCACTCTACCGACGGCATGAACTGGCCGAGGTAATCGACCGGAAAAACATAGTTTTGTTGATAATTGTTATGATTCACCGGCCCCTATTGGTGTATCCTATGACCTCCGACGAAGAGCAGGAACACGAACTCACGCCGGATCG from Haladaptatus sp. ZSTT2 encodes:
- a CDS encoding cupin domain-containing protein: MTRTDTADRRSEAQQPDGVLRRTVLKASALTIAALGTSVPVAADPMDHDGEPGDDRKVDSPVGFYVEVLAGHSTFPDGVAAKFQMKYNGANGTVVSNLPRDASTTVVAKVTWDPEGTSGWHTHPGPVIVSVVEGELELINERDCIVRSYSAGEAFIDPGQGNVHTASNPSQSDIAVAYATFFGVPDGAPPTVFVPPVNCE